The bacterium genome includes a region encoding these proteins:
- a CDS encoding Gfo/Idh/MocA family oxidoreductase — translation MKIVIIGTCGHSGIVFRDIDKSTNAKIVGFSPGCKEEDISKRAAVYNQYYPDIKIYDDYLQMIDELKPDIAAVGSYYYLNQEITMQLLKRGIHCISEKPSALTLEGLEELKEVYKTSGVEYVSMLEMRYSPLFLAAYNEIKKGSIGTPLMVTVQKTYKLGNRSFLFRDRNFYGGTIPYVGIHGIDLMLWIMDSPVETIFARHTREGNSNHQDLESCAIVGLSFKNGTFGSANIDFLNPEKAGGHGDDRIRVAGDKGIIEVKEGKTTLVTNDNPPVSVDTTPSRFFFPDFVSHIKKEGTCLLSAEDSFYSTEVVLKARLSADEKKTINI, via the coding sequence ATGAAAATTGTTATAATTGGTACCTGTGGGCATAGTGGTATTGTCTTTAGAGATATTGATAAATCTACTAACGCCAAAATAGTCGGTTTTTCACCTGGTTGTAAAGAGGAAGATATTTCTAAGAGAGCTGCAGTTTACAACCAGTATTATCCTGATATTAAGATTTATGATGATTACTTACAAATGATTGATGAGTTGAAACCAGATATTGCCGCTGTTGGTTCGTATTATTACCTAAACCAAGAGATTACTATGCAACTTCTTAAGAGAGGTATTCATTGTATTTCAGAAAAACCTTCTGCTTTAACTCTTGAAGGGTTAGAGGAATTAAAAGAAGTATATAAAACCTCAGGGGTTGAGTATGTATCTATGTTGGAGATGAGATATAGCCCTCTGTTTCTTGCTGCATATAATGAAATAAAGAAAGGTAGCATCGGAACTCCTTTAATGGTAACTGTTCAAAAAACATATAAACTTGGTAACCGTTCTTTTCTTTTCAGAGATAGAAATTTTTATGGAGGAACTATACCTTATGTTGGTATACACGGTATAGATTTGATGCTTTGGATAATGGACTCTCCTGTTGAAACAATCTTTGCCCGTCACACAAGAGAGGGTAACTCTAACCATCAAGACCTTGAAAGTTGTGCCATAGTTGGGCTTTCATTTAAAAATGGAACTTTTGGCTCGGCTAATATAGATTTTCTTAATCCTGAAAAGGCCGGCGGACACGGTGATGACAGAATAAGGGTAGCAGGGGATAAAGGTATAATTGAGGTTAAAGAAGGGAAGACAACTCTGGTAACAAATGATAATCCTCCTGTTTCAGTTGATACCACCCCTTCAAGATTTTTCTTCCCTGATTTTGTCTCTCATATAAAAAAAGAAGGTACTTGCCTGTTGTCTGCTGAAGATTCTTTCTATTCAACAGAGGTTGTCCTTAAA
- a CDS encoding amidohydrolase, giving the protein MERIRIKMIDIHSHILAVWNRKPFTEEDLLKRMDTLGIEKSVLLPLGESPENNFFPYRTEEVIKSYKRHPDRFIPFCCVDPRSGNNSPDTDFSWILNFYKDAGCKGFGELTPNLYIDDPFCINLFKQCGKIGFPVLFHLYREFGGFYGLVDSPGLPRFEKVLRECPETIFIGHAMAFWDEISGDINLDKRDEYPVGPVKSPGKIEILMRKYPNLYGDLSAGSGYNAITRDREFGYKFVEEFQDKLLLGTDLCHQEPDIPEKIINYFKDNLKEGKISKEAYSKITGANAKKILKI; this is encoded by the coding sequence ATGGAGAGAATAAGGATAAAAATGATAGATATACACAGTCACATTCTTGCAGTATGGAATAGAAAACCTTTTACAGAAGAAGACCTTCTAAAAAGAATGGATACTCTTGGAATAGAAAAATCTGTACTTCTTCCGTTAGGTGAAAGCCCAGAAAACAATTTTTTCCCATATAGAACCGAAGAAGTCATAAAGTCATACAAGAGGCATCCAGACAGATTTATTCCTTTTTGTTGCGTTGACCCACGTTCAGGTAACAATTCTCCCGATACTGATTTTTCCTGGATATTAAACTTTTATAAAGATGCTGGTTGTAAAGGGTTTGGAGAACTTACCCCCAACCTTTATATAGACGACCCTTTCTGTATAAACTTATTTAAACAATGTGGTAAAATTGGGTTTCCGGTACTGTTTCATTTGTATAGAGAGTTTGGTGGGTTTTATGGGCTTGTTGATAGCCCAGGGTTGCCGCGCTTTGAAAAAGTTCTTAGAGAATGTCCTGAAACGATTTTTATTGGACACGCTATGGCTTTTTGGGATGAGATAAGCGGGGATATAAATTTGGACAAGAGAGACGAGTACCCTGTTGGTCCAGTAAAATCTCCCGGTAAAATAGAAATTTTAATGAGAAAATATCCAAATCTTTATGGTGACCTTTCTGCAGGCAGTGGTTATAATGCAATAACAAGAGATAGAGAGTTTGGATATAAATTTGTTGAGGAGTTTCAAGATAAACTTCTTTTAGGAACAGACCTCTGCCATCAAGAACCAGATATTCCAGAAAAAATTATCAATTATTTTAAAGATAACTTAAAGGAAGGGAAAATATCAAAAGAGGCATATTCTAAGATTACTGGCGCAAACGCTAAAAAGATTCTTAAGATTTAA